One segment of Cardiocondyla obscurior isolate alpha-2009 linkage group LG13, Cobs3.1, whole genome shotgun sequence DNA contains the following:
- the Ca gene encoding uncharacterized protein Ca isoform X2: MLMDFETISTSENLFKLQCLIKTTEIRHSVQCKLEGKLFLALATNNAEIILYFRKEFSSLPVIKKIPWFQGPHKQIATFCFDSCGTWLLCVTLDGSLYILPALSLVSESCIVDKKWKTNDATYIPFINSQLSYFRSRAVTWWKNIKMSMDIGIVGTECGAIIFINLLNGQQLGITYVNESISSLHICRNEHNEIASLLITSKFQRQWHLPLEHLSFNLLHKSQTKEPCNRLNVTIHDSNTADFITNKSKLQELKQLSVEKLAVLKQKLIDTKNQTLGESLQCHDTASIGNSGMSANLEVSESKLDFVNPEPITKDTFLSLQYDGEDRQLYTCYHSITNYITIHGPDLTMVPLSMHKVFDSCETVLLAHKLFFITDVNQRTIYVISDQLSETRTNKDYQFNPESIIGTFSFENSREVIRAVYKVTKFNNVIPTKISEESEDKYTLPKNVRNIQIEPLNLDTCIIVTNRCVYEIVLRKSLISIFMELVLKKNEVQKAKKLATVFGLNGQYLLEYVGDIFLSNKEFSRAVASYKMSKCKLLKSVLKFASVGHTSELLSCLTHCLLTPIITEMPIATRIHLSNLCVLSFIEMTLRVWSEQSKAIYKEFLYFLSTNTFYDELLAINIAGQTYLWEVLHHLATQRCLYSQMLDILIKTIQMFGTNDVHPKSYGLLICLSECDLMQSMLLNCDLARSHMSFVHNNLRDSQIFVLQRLVTLYDPTNPVLRPKLLQCKGRRKISCNQQSSQCDSIDCTDNIDQSDTLIEEIVETFILILLTLIHKKRLLNPNSKNIFLYDLDLSEEYNSEVTLYIDFKKRLLSAGFSHVALIRNGDVYTWGSSVQGCLGTGSSVLRYGAPHAICFFKSMKIEVYSVSCGHCHTLAVTNNGIYAWGASQFGQLGLGKVLQCSSPELVTSLAQEIIVDAVAGQYHSVALTTDGRIFTWGWGVHGQLGHGNTDEKAIPSLVKALLGTVVCHVSAGYAHTLALSVDGVVYAFGCNVLGQLGTGNNIKSSIPLKVALPNGITLINTGYFHNLAVTNTNKLYIWGASPQVLRLQAQAQKRTRILERDANEKKTKALEELEKIPSDVTNLNKEIKEDILADNEQIESSQTETIASDTKKQKRSETENVDLKNHNFDLIEENQAHLKPCIVDTSLVKGQITQISAGCHHNALTTKDGSLYTWGRNLDGQIGNGTRREVPIPTPLYYNSACIFAQIPPRRNDSKRMQNQWDLDTEVGLNDTLVNNGNTPENNDNLSDSPTPAGNVGLNQERINPIINAVSISCGYDYTIAMQPGGTVLAWGNNSRAQLGRIPAKETRDADDKLVLLKSSKRIVRFPNVLHVALDVPSQVPGISTPVISYQSNDAFSLAGSVRPISVIERSPAELTLHYILQHFYGLYNCANIIEKCIELENYQACSKIAALENDVATAFTYQLKMLHKLSPQSSKNHPVSERAPPREKIESTIEINSLNVNVTKDTMSSQSIKRNTELFNKQAKKNLMESLENSVTRNWTKISTSRSLNNLQTLAQELYSFDCQGGSEELCKSRKENDGSSSNNTLDCTTIECNAGNDDDPQRWIEDLISNENVDSLLQRKNITLCNTGQNLSRSVCVNTTSIVSNDRCDMDEEKTAFSNKVSSCSERNYVINESIKALKFFFKRMNNETNAVKCQVLQSAINFWAMHNLPMQSLENVFLEDIHMIYYPLGLLLFFQGTIEKYLNISKTYIDEGKDWCSSNLFSIKFCLRVLSMLMQHIDKDNAMPEYIKIFSSLMADNYGIPLNGYPGTNTNNNPEQMMEGVVGTVFSEMEDFRLFAHIKNLVAVNHLLTTEEDNMIFTCGHHFPISLYEADVIPTMETELLTSPSLTLPCTSQYLGEMLSHTSKPEILCPLCVIGALRATTIKDCDQR, from the exons ATGTTGATGGATTTTGAGACGATATCGACCAGCGAGAATTTGTTTAAGCTtcaatgtttaataaaaactacCGAAATACGGCATAGTGTGCAATGCAAACTcgaaggaaaattatttttggcaCTAGCAACCAACAATGCcgaaattattctttattttagaAAGGAATTTTCTTCCTTGCctgttattaagaaaataccTTGGTTTCAAGGGCCGCATAAACAAATTGCTACTTTTTGCTTTGATTCATGCGGTACTTGGTTATTATGTGTAACTTTAGATGGTTCACTGTATATATTACCAGCTTTATCTTTAGTTAGTGAAAGTTGTATTGTTGACAAGAAATGGAAAACTAATGATGCAACATATATTCCTTTCATAAATTCTCAGCTCTCTTATTTTAg ATCAAGAGCTGTCACATggtggaaaaatataaaaatgtctaTGGACATAGGCATTGTAGGAACAGAATGTggagcaattatatttataaatcttttaaatggACAACAATTAGGCATAACTTATGTTAATGAAAGTATAAGCAGTTTACATATTTGTCGAAATGAACACAATGAGATTGCATCTCTTTTGATAACTAGTAAATTTCAAAGACAATGGCATCTGCCCTTGGAACACTTATCTTTTAATCTTTTGCATAAATCTCAAACCAAAGAACCTTGCAATCGATTAAACGTCACTATTCATGATAGTAATACTGCAGATTTCATTACTAACAAGTCTAAATTGCAAGAACTTAAACAACTTTCAGTTGAAAAATTGGCTGTTCTTAAGCAAAAGTTAATTGATACCAAAAATCAGACATTGGGAGAAAGTTTGCAATGCCATG ATACTGCAAGTATTGGAAACAGTGGAATGTCTGCTAATTTAGAAGTATCAGAATCTAAATTAGATTTTGTCAATCCGGAACCAATAACAAAAGatacttttttatctttgcaaTATGATGGAGAAGATCGACAGTTATATACGTGCTATCATTCTATCACTAATTACATTacg atacACGGTCCAGATTTGACTATGGTACCCTTGTCAATGCATAAAGTATTTGATTCATGTGAAACTGTTCTCTTAGcgcacaaattattttttattacggatGTTAATCAACGGACAATATATGTAATATCTGATCAATTGTCTGAGACTCGTACAAACAAAGACTATCAATTTAATCCTGAGTCTATTATTGGaacattttcttttgaaaaCAGTAGAGAAGTCATACGTGCGGTATACaaagtaacaaaatttaataatgtgaTACCAACAAAAATATCCGAGGAGAGCGAGGATAAATATACCTTAccaaaaaatgtaagaaacaTACAAATTGAACCGCTTAATTTGGATACGTGTATAATCGTTACAAATCGCTGTGTATACGAAATTGTTTTAAG aaaatctcttatatcaatttttatggAATTAGTATTGAAGAAAAACGAGGTGCAAAAAGCAAAGAAATTAGCAACGGTTTTTGGACTAAACGGTCAATATCTATTGGAATATGTAGGAGATATATTCTTATCGAATAAAGAATTTTCACGCGCAGTAGCTTCGTATAAAATGTCTAAG tgtaaattattaaaaagcgtattaaaatttgcatcaGTCGGCCACACTTCAGAATTATTGAGTTGCCTAACTCATTGTTTACTGACGCCTATTATTACTGAAATGCCTATTGCAACAAGGATacatttatctaatttatgCGTACTTTCCTTTATTGAAATGACTTTGAGGGTTTGGTCGGAACAATCTAAAGCGATCTATAAAGAGTTTCT atattttttatccaCAAATACGTTTTACGACGAATTATTAGCTATTAATATAGCTGGTCAGACTTATCTTTGGGAGGTATTGCATCATTTAGCCACGCAAAGATGTTTGTACAGTCAAATGTTGGATATTCTCATAAAGACGATACAAATGTTCGGCACAAACGACGTTCACCCAAAATCAT acgGCTTACTCATATGTTTAAGTGAATGCGATTTAATGCAGTCAATGTTATTGAACTGTGATTTAGCTAGATCTCATATGTCATTTGTGCACAATAATTTGCGAGATTCTCAAATCTTTGTACtgcag agatTAGTAACATTGTACGATCCAACAAATCCAGTATTACGACCTAAATTATTGCAATGTAAAGGACGTCGTAAAATATCATGCAATCAACAATCTAGTCAGTGTGATTCTATAGATTGTACAGATAATATC GATCAATCTGATACTCTTATAGAAGAAATAGTAGAAACGTTTATACTAATTTTGTTGACTCTTATTCATAAGAAACGATTATTAAATCCGAATtccaaaaacatttttttatatgactTGGACTTATCAGAG GAATATAATTCGGAAGTGACTCTgtatattgattttaaaaagagATTATTAAGCGCTGGATTTTCTCATGTTGCACTTATTAGAAATGGTGATGTTTATACTTGGGGAAGTTCGGTGCAAGGATGTCTAG GTACCGGTTCTAGTGTTTTGCGATATGGAGCACCTCACGCcatttgtttctttaaaagtATGAAGATTGAAGTTTACAGTGTATCGTGTGGACATTGTCACACACTGGCGGTTACTAATAATGGAATCTATGCTTGGGGAGCTAGCCAGTTTGGCCAATTAGGACTCGGTAAAGTGCTACAATGTTCTAGCCCAGAATTAGTCACCTCACTAGCGCAAGAAATTATTGTCGATGCGGTAGCTGGGCAATATCATTCTGTAGCGCTAACTACGGATGGCAGAATATTTACGTGGGGCTGGGGTGTTCACGGTCAATTAGGCCACGGTAACACCGACGAAAAGGCGATACCATCTTTAGTCAAAGCTCTTCTCGGCACAGTCGTGTGTCACGTCAGTGCCGGATACGCGCATACTTTAGCGTTATCGGTAGATGGTGTTGTCTATGCTTTTGGATGCAACGTTCTCGGTCAATTGGGAACAGGTAATAATATCAAAAGCTCAATTCCGTTAAAAGTCGCCTTACCCAATGGGATTACTCTTATAAATACCGGATACTTTCATAAT TTAGCCGTCACCAATACGaacaaattatacatatgGGGTGCGAGTCCTCAGGTTCTCAGACTGCAAGCACAGGCGCAAAAGAGAACTCGCATATTAGAACGAGATgctaatgaaaaaaaaactaaggcTTTGGAAGAGTTGGAAAAAATACCAAGCGATGTTACAAATTTGAACAAGGAAATAAAGGAAGATATTTTAGCGGATAATGAACAAATTGAGTCTTCTCAAACAGAAACGATTGCTTCTGATacgaaaaagcaaaaaagatCTGAAACTGAGAACGTAGATTTGAAAAATCacaattttgatttaatcGAAGAGAATCAAGCACATTTAAAACCATGTATTGTTGATACAAGTTTAGTAAAAGGACAAATTACTCAG ATATCAGCTGGTTGTCATCATAATGCATTGACAACAAAAGACGGTTCTTTATATACATGGGGTCGCAATCTAGACGGTCAGATAGGTAACGGCACGAGACGAGAAGTGCCAATTCCGACGCCTTTGTATTATAATTCAGCCTGTATTTTTGCACAAATACCTCCTAGACGCAATGATTCTAAGAGAATGCAAAATCAATGGGACTTGGATACAGAGGTGGGATTAAATGACACCCTGGTAAATAATGGAAATACGCCTGAAAATAATGACAATTTAAGTGATTCACCGACACCTGCGGGAAACGTCGGTTTAAATCAAGAGAGAATCAACCCTATAATTAATGCTGTTAGCATTTCTTGTGGATATGATTATACGATCGCGATGCAACCAg gaggTACAGTATTAGCTTGGGGCAATAACAGCAGAGCACAATTGGGTCGCATTCCTGCGAAAGAAACACGCGATGCTGATGACAAACTCGTACTGTTGAAATCATCGAAACGAATAGTACGGTTCCCTAACGTGTTGCATGTAGCTCTGGACGTTCCTAGTCAAGTACCTGGTATTTCTACACCAGTGATATCTTATCAATCCAACGATGCATTTTCTCTCGCTGGATCCGTCCGTCCTATAAGCGTTATTGAACGATCACCTGCGGAACTGACACTTCACTATATTCTGCAACACTTTTATGGTTTATACAACTGTGCcaatattatagaaaaa TGCATCGAATTAGAGAATTATCAAGCTTGCTCTAAAATAGCAGCGTTAGAAAATGACGTTGCAACTGCTTTCACTTACCAATTGAAGATGTTGCACAAATTGAGTCCTCAGTCGTCTAAAAATCATCCAGTATCGGAAAGAGCACCTCCACGTGAGAAGATAGAATCCACGATAGAGATTAATTCATTAAACGTGAACGTGACGAAAGATACCATGTCGTCTCAAAGCATCAAACGAAACACTGAATTGTTTAATAAACAGGCGAAGAAGAATCTCATGGAATCCTTAGAAAATAGCGTAACTCGAAATTGGACAAAAATTTCCACGAGTAGATCattgaataatttacaaacTCTCGCACAAGAATTGTATTCTTTCGATTGTCAAGGTGGTTCAGAAGAACTCTGCAAAAGTCGAAAAGAAAACGACGGTTCCTCGTCTAATAATACTTTGGATTGTACCACTATCGAATGCAACGCTGGCAACGATGACGATCCACAAAGATGGATTGAAGATCTTATTTCTAATGAAAATGTTGACTCATTATTGCAGCGTAAAAACATCACTTTATGTAACACAGGACAAAATTTAAGTCGATCAGTTTGCGTGAATACAACATCGATTGTAAGTAATGATCGATGTGACATGGATGAAGAGAAAACTGCATTTTCGAACAAAGTGTCCTCGTGTTCTGAaagaaattatgtaataaacgAAAGTATAAAagcgttaaaatttttctttaaaagaatGAATAATGAAACAAATGCTGTGAAATGTCAAGTATTACAaagtgcaattaatttttgggCTATGCACAATTTACCAATGCAAAGTTTGGAGAACGTTTTTCTCGAAGATATACATATGATTTATTATCCTCTTggattattacttttttt TCAAGGtacgatagaaaaatatttgaatataagTAAAACGTACATTGATGAAGGAAAAGATTGGTGCTCAAGCAATTTATTCTCCATTAAATTTTGTCTTCGAGTACTATCGATGTTAATGCAGCATATAGATAAAG ATAATGCTATGCCggaatacattaaaattttttcgtcTTTAATGGCGGACAATTATGGAATACCTTTAAATGGATATCCAGGTACAAACACAAACAATAATCCAGAACAAATGATGGAAGGTGTCGTCGGTACGGTATTTTCCGAAATGGAAGATTTTAGATTATTCGCACACATTAAG aatCTAGTAGCTGTAAATCATTTACTTACAACGGAAGAAGACAATATGATATTTACTTGTGGGCACCATTTTCCAATCTCCTTGTACGAAGCAGACGTTATTCCAACGATGGAAACTGAATTATTAACATCTCCGTCATTAACTCTTCCATGTACATCACAATATTTAGGAGAAATGTTATCTCACACGTCTAAACCCGAAATTTTATGTCCTCTGTGCGTAATTGGAGCATTGAGAGCAACGACGATAAAAGATTGTGAtcaaagataa